A region from the Pseudonocardia petroleophila genome encodes:
- a CDS encoding gluconeogenesis factor YvcK family protein: MRAVALGGGHGLHATLSALRVLAARGVVDEHVTAVVTVADDGGSSGRLRRELGSLPPGDLRMAMAALAADDVAGRRWTALVQHRFGGTGALAGHAVGNLLLAGLMDTLGDPVAALDQVGALLGVRGRVLPMSCEPLDIEAEVTGLGLSGADGGPYRIRGQVAVASTPGRVRRVWLQPERPSACAEAVAAVRDADLLILGPGSWFTSVLPHLLVPGLRDAVLAAPARRVVVLNLAPEPGETAGFSPERHLAVLSEHAPALRVDAVVADVAAVPVPDRLHRAASSMLSPGGRVHLAPVAADAAVPRHDPVALADALGAVAGPQAPHPVSTLPDGPTQHPGGP, from the coding sequence CTGCGCGCGGTGGCGCTCGGCGGCGGGCACGGCCTGCACGCCACCCTCTCCGCGCTGCGGGTGCTCGCCGCGCGCGGGGTCGTCGACGAGCACGTCACGGCGGTCGTCACCGTCGCCGACGACGGCGGCTCCTCGGGCCGGCTGCGCCGCGAGCTGGGGTCGCTGCCGCCGGGCGACCTGCGGATGGCGATGGCCGCGCTCGCCGCCGACGACGTCGCCGGGCGGCGCTGGACCGCGCTGGTGCAGCACCGCTTCGGCGGCACCGGGGCACTGGCCGGGCACGCCGTCGGCAACCTGCTGCTCGCCGGGCTGATGGACACCCTCGGCGACCCGGTCGCCGCGCTCGACCAGGTCGGTGCGCTGCTCGGCGTCCGCGGCCGGGTGCTGCCGATGAGCTGTGAGCCGCTCGACATCGAGGCCGAGGTCACCGGGCTGGGCCTGTCCGGTGCGGACGGCGGCCCCTACCGGATCCGCGGCCAGGTCGCCGTCGCGTCCACCCCGGGGCGGGTCCGGCGCGTGTGGCTGCAGCCCGAGCGGCCGAGCGCCTGCGCGGAGGCCGTGGCCGCCGTGCGGGACGCCGACCTGCTGATCCTCGGCCCCGGGTCGTGGTTCACCAGCGTGCTGCCGCACCTGCTGGTCCCCGGGCTCCGCGACGCCGTGCTCGCCGCACCGGCGCGGCGCGTGGTGGTGCTCAACCTCGCCCCAGAGCCCGGGGAGACCGCCGGGTTCTCACCGGAGAGACACCTGGCCGTACTCTCCGAGCACGCACCGGCACTCAGGGTGGACGCGGTCGTCGCCGACGTCGCCGCCGTGCCGGTGCCCGACCGGCTCCACCGGGCGGCGTCGTCGATGCTGTCGCCCGGCGGCCGGGTCCACCTGGCCCCGGTCGCGGCCGACGCCGCGGTGCCGCGCCACGACCCGGTGGCGTTGGCCGATGCGCTCGGCGCGGTGGCCGGTCCGCAGGCACCGCATCCGGTGAGCACGCTGCCGGATGGTCCGACTCAG
- a CDS encoding haloacid dehalogenase, whose amino-acid sequence MTTSSEAGRRPRAADRRPRVVLFDVFETMLQVDALGARFVDVGRPAHEWELFFTRTLRDGMALTLAGAAPPFGEVARAALRTTTGHTLSDEALDHVLAGFAHLPPHPDVEPALVALAHARVPTYAFTHGSAKTACDALDRAGLRTYLRGVHSAEAIGSFKPPARVYDWVCGQVDSPLDRTGLVAVHSWDVHGAVRAGLVGALATRLEGRVPAVVEPPHVSATRVDTAVERLLALPA is encoded by the coding sequence ATGACGACGTCCTCGGAGGCGGGCCGCCGACCGCGGGCCGCCGACCGCCGGCCCCGGGTCGTGCTGTTCGACGTGTTCGAGACGATGCTGCAGGTCGACGCGCTGGGGGCCCGGTTCGTCGACGTCGGCCGGCCCGCGCACGAGTGGGAGCTGTTCTTCACCCGCACCCTGCGCGACGGCATGGCGCTGACCCTGGCCGGGGCGGCGCCGCCGTTCGGCGAGGTGGCCCGTGCGGCGCTGCGCACGACGACCGGGCACACGCTGTCGGACGAGGCGCTCGACCACGTGCTCGCCGGCTTCGCGCACCTGCCCCCGCACCCCGACGTGGAACCGGCGCTGGTGGCGCTGGCCCACGCGCGCGTGCCCACCTACGCCTTCACCCACGGCAGCGCGAAGACCGCGTGCGACGCCCTGGACCGCGCCGGGCTGCGCACCTACCTGCGCGGCGTGCACTCGGCCGAGGCGATCGGGTCGTTCAAGCCGCCCGCCCGCGTGTACGACTGGGTCTGCGGCCAGGTGGACTCCCCGCTCGACCGCACCGGGCTGGTGGCCGTGCACTCCTGGGACGTGCACGGGGCCGTGCGGGCCGGCCTGGTCGGCGCCCTCGCCACGCGCCTGGAGGGCCGGGTGCCCGCGGTGGTGGAGCCGCCGCACGTGAGCGCGACCCGCGTCGACACCGCGGTGGAGCGCCTGCTCGCCCTCCCCGCCTGA
- the rapZ gene encoding RNase adapter RapZ — MTTDDVATPTGSGIEVALVSGLSGAGRSTAAKVLEDLGWFVVDNLPPELIATMVDLGARARGEVARIAVVMDVRSRAFSADLGAVIKDLDARGYRPRLLFLEASDAVLVRRFEQVRRSHPLQGDGRLVDGIAAERELLRPLRESADLVVDTSTVSVPTLRATLERTFGAEFEQLTRVTLVSFGYKYGLPMDSDLVVDVRFLPNPFWIPELREHTGRDVDVRDYVLSQEGAMEFIDRYLELLRLVGAGYRREGKSYLTVSVGCTGGKHRSVAISEEIARRLAGDQGVTVNVAHRDLGRE; from the coding sequence GTGACCACCGACGACGTGGCGACCCCGACGGGGTCCGGGATCGAGGTCGCGCTGGTCAGCGGCCTGTCCGGGGCCGGGCGCAGCACCGCGGCCAAGGTGCTCGAGGACCTGGGGTGGTTCGTCGTCGACAACCTGCCGCCCGAGCTGATCGCCACGATGGTCGACCTCGGGGCGCGGGCGCGCGGCGAGGTGGCGCGGATCGCGGTGGTCATGGACGTGCGCAGCCGCGCGTTCTCCGCCGACCTCGGGGCCGTCATCAAGGACCTCGACGCCCGCGGCTACCGCCCGCGCCTGCTGTTCCTGGAGGCCTCCGACGCCGTGCTGGTGCGCCGGTTCGAGCAGGTCCGCCGCAGCCACCCGCTGCAGGGCGACGGCCGCCTCGTCGACGGCATCGCGGCCGAGCGGGAGCTGCTGCGCCCGCTGCGCGAGAGCGCCGACCTCGTCGTCGACACCTCGACGGTCTCGGTGCCCACGCTGCGCGCCACCCTGGAGCGCACGTTCGGCGCGGAGTTCGAGCAGCTCACCCGCGTCACGCTGGTGTCGTTCGGCTACAAGTACGGGCTGCCGATGGACTCCGACCTCGTCGTCGACGTCCGGTTCCTGCCCAACCCGTTCTGGATCCCGGAGCTGCGCGAGCACACCGGCCGCGACGTCGACGTGCGCGACTACGTGCTGAGCCAGGAGGGGGCGATGGAGTTCATCGACCGCTACCTGGAGCTGCTGCGCCTGGTCGGGGCCGGGTACCGGCGCGAGGGCAAGAGCTACCTGACGGTCTCCGTCGGCTGCACCGGGGGCAAGCACCGCAGCGTCGCGATCAGCGAGGAGATCGCGCGGCGGCTCGCGGGCGACCAGGGCGTCACGGTGAACGTGGCGCACCGCGACCTGGGGCGGGAGTGA
- a CDS encoding DUF2786 domain-containing protein — translation MGADKLDTIRKLLAKADGAATVQEADAYTAKAVQLMARHGIDDALLGAADPGHDEIGATRIAVDDPYSAGKARLLGWVGHALGCRCVLHGVGGGRVTGVTVFGHASDRARVEVLHTSLLLQATAQLVRLRPPRTGESVAAYRRSWLHGFAVEVHRRITAAREQARHDAEHDAAGRGDPGPSVALVLADRHDRVERAWAEAFPDLGRARRTVLSGSGLHAGMRAGARADLGHHRVAPARAPALGR, via the coding sequence ATGGGCGCCGACAAGCTCGACACGATCCGCAAGCTGCTCGCCAAGGCCGACGGCGCCGCCACGGTGCAGGAGGCCGACGCCTACACGGCCAAGGCCGTGCAGCTCATGGCCCGCCACGGCATCGACGACGCGCTGCTCGGCGCGGCCGATCCGGGCCACGACGAGATCGGGGCCACCCGGATCGCGGTGGACGACCCCTACAGCGCGGGGAAGGCGCGGCTGCTCGGCTGGGTCGGGCACGCGCTCGGCTGCCGGTGCGTCCTGCACGGCGTGGGCGGCGGCCGGGTCACGGGCGTCACGGTGTTCGGGCACGCGTCCGACCGCGCGCGGGTGGAGGTGCTGCACACCTCGTTGCTGCTGCAGGCCACGGCGCAGCTGGTGCGGCTGCGCCCGCCCCGCACCGGCGAGTCGGTGGCGGCCTACCGGCGGTCGTGGCTGCACGGGTTCGCGGTCGAGGTGCACCGGCGGATCACCGCGGCCCGGGAGCAGGCCCGCCACGACGCCGAGCACGACGCGGCCGGCCGGGGCGACCCCGGCCCGTCGGTGGCCCTCGTGCTGGCCGACCGGCACGACCGCGTCGAGCGGGCGTGGGCCGAGGCGTTCCCGGACCTGGGCCGGGCCCGGCGCACGGTGCTGAGCGGATCGGGACTGCACGCGGGGATGCGGGCCGGGGCGCGGGCGGACCTGGGCCACCACCGCGTCGCCCCGGCCCGCGCGCCGGCACTGGGCCGGTGA
- the uvrC gene encoding excinuclease ABC subunit UvrC gives MPDPASYRPATGSIPEAPGVYRFSDVHGRVIYVGKAKSLRQRLNSYFADLSGLHPRTRQMVTTAAGVQWTVVGTEVEALQLEYNWIKEFDPRFNVRYRDDKTYPVLAVTVGEEFPRLHVYRGPRRKGVRYFGPYAHAWAIRETLDLLLRVFPARTCSAGVFKRHAQIGRPCLLGYIDKCSAPCVGRVDAQQHRDIVDDFCDFLSGRTDHLVRQMERRMAEASEGLEFERAARLRDDIGALKRAMEKQAVVLGDGTDADVVAFADDELEAAVQVFHVRGGRVRGQRGWVIDKVEPTDTAQLVERFLVQFYGEQASLAESSDDAAQPVPREILVPELPAEVDALAEWLSDLRGSRVGIRVPQRGDKRALAETVARNAAEAFTQHKLRRAGDLTARSAALQEIQDGLGLDTAPLRIECIDVSHVQGTDVVASLVVFEDGLAKKSDYRRFEVKDAAEQGDVASIAEVVRRRFRRYLSETGNGSVDTGENLDVGSRPGIDPETGRPRRFAYPPNLLVVDGAAPQAQAAADVLAELGITDVAVCGLAKRLEEVWMPGEPDPVILSRTSEGLYLLQRLRDEAHRFAITYHRQRRSKGMTSSELDGVPGLGPARRGALLRHFGSVRKLRAADVDEIAALPGFGPRTAAAVLAALQGEGS, from the coding sequence ATGCCTGATCCCGCCAGTTACCGCCCGGCCACCGGTTCGATCCCCGAGGCCCCGGGGGTCTACCGGTTCTCCGACGTGCACGGCCGCGTCATCTACGTCGGCAAGGCGAAGAGCCTGCGCCAGCGCCTCAACTCCTACTTCGCCGACCTCTCCGGGCTGCACCCCCGCACCCGGCAGATGGTCACCACGGCCGCGGGCGTCCAGTGGACGGTCGTCGGCACCGAGGTCGAGGCGCTCCAGCTCGAGTACAACTGGATCAAGGAGTTCGATCCGCGGTTCAACGTCCGCTACCGCGACGACAAGACCTACCCGGTCCTCGCGGTCACCGTGGGTGAGGAGTTCCCGCGGCTGCACGTCTACCGCGGCCCGCGCCGCAAGGGCGTCCGCTACTTCGGGCCCTACGCCCACGCCTGGGCCATCCGCGAGACCCTCGACCTGCTGCTGCGGGTGTTCCCGGCCCGCACCTGCTCCGCCGGGGTGTTCAAGCGGCACGCGCAGATCGGGCGGCCGTGCCTGCTCGGCTACATCGACAAGTGCTCGGCGCCGTGCGTCGGCCGGGTCGACGCCCAGCAGCACCGCGACATCGTCGACGACTTCTGCGACTTCCTGTCCGGCCGCACCGACCACCTCGTCCGCCAGATGGAGCGGCGGATGGCCGAGGCGTCCGAGGGGCTGGAGTTCGAGCGCGCCGCCCGGCTGCGCGACGACATCGGCGCGCTCAAGCGGGCCATGGAGAAGCAGGCCGTCGTGCTCGGCGACGGCACCGACGCCGACGTCGTCGCGTTCGCCGACGACGAGCTGGAGGCCGCGGTCCAGGTCTTCCACGTCCGCGGCGGGCGGGTCCGCGGCCAGCGCGGCTGGGTGATCGACAAGGTCGAGCCCACCGACACCGCGCAGCTCGTCGAGCGGTTCCTGGTGCAGTTCTACGGCGAGCAGGCGTCGCTGGCGGAGTCCAGCGACGACGCCGCGCAGCCGGTGCCCCGCGAGATCCTCGTGCCCGAGCTGCCCGCCGAGGTCGACGCGCTCGCCGAGTGGCTCTCGGACCTGCGGGGCTCCCGCGTCGGCATCCGGGTGCCGCAGCGCGGCGACAAGCGGGCGCTGGCCGAGACCGTCGCCCGCAACGCCGCCGAGGCGTTCACCCAGCACAAGCTGCGCCGGGCGGGCGACCTCACGGCCCGGTCGGCGGCGCTGCAGGAGATCCAGGACGGGCTCGGTCTCGACACCGCGCCGCTGCGCATCGAGTGCATCGACGTCTCCCACGTGCAGGGCACCGACGTCGTGGCCTCGCTCGTGGTGTTCGAGGACGGGCTGGCGAAGAAGTCCGACTACCGCCGCTTCGAGGTCAAGGACGCCGCCGAGCAGGGCGACGTCGCCTCGATCGCCGAGGTCGTGCGCCGCCGGTTCCGCCGCTATCTCAGCGAGACCGGTAACGGCTCGGTCGATACGGGCGAAAACCTCGACGTCGGATCCCGTCCCGGGATCGACCCGGAGACCGGGCGCCCGCGCCGGTTCGCGTACCCGCCGAACCTGCTCGTGGTCGACGGAGCGGCCCCGCAGGCCCAGGCGGCCGCCGACGTCCTCGCCGAGCTGGGGATCACCGACGTCGCCGTGTGCGGCCTGGCCAAGCGACTGGAGGAGGTGTGGATGCCCGGCGAGCCCGACCCCGTCATCCTCTCCCGCACCTCCGAGGGCCTCTACCTGCTCCAACGGCTCCGCGACGAGGCGCACCGCTTCGCCATCACCTACCACCGCCAGCGGCGGTCGAAGGGGATGACCAGCTCCGAGCTCGACGGCGTGCCCGGCCTCGGCCCGGCCCGGCGGGGCGCGCTGCTGCGGCACTTCGGGTCGGTCCGCAAGCTCCGGGCCGCCGACGTCGACGAGATCGCCGCGCTGCCCGGATTCGGGCCGCGCACGGCGGCGGCCGTGCTGGCCGCACTGCAGGGGGAGGGTTCGTGA
- a CDS encoding proprotein convertase P-domain-containing protein, whose amino-acid sequence MTDPTGPPPPGWNQGGWSTAGPVPGGGQDAGGHPETAQHPGAGQYPGAAQHPSDPHHRPSVDPDRYPETAHYPSGAPYPGSPYPGGQHPGGPYGDQGGQQAGPYGPYGGPQQPGGPYPGQGGWNAAYAAPSPAPGRGRRTGIVVAAVVASVAIVAAVVVVVLLNRSPDPNAPFAQGASTTALQIPDNTPGGATSTITLDGDARVGRIDVAMDLTHPYPGELTGVLTSPEGRQAVVFARAGTGGRVTLSTTEASSPLANLLGGPVAGAWALTFSDEVSADAGTLNSWDITVYPAASDAPAPSAQPAQGTSDPALAIPDDDEFFGVTDVVDLGGYGTVDRMVVDVALTHQVSSDLRIELRSPLGRTVVLSDAEAGLATAGRIALNLDSSAPGSPLAALVGEPVAGPWQLRVYDTVVIDTGTLDGWDITVNG is encoded by the coding sequence ATGACCGATCCGACCGGACCTCCCCCGCCCGGCTGGAACCAGGGCGGCTGGTCCACCGCGGGCCCGGTTCCCGGGGGCGGCCAGGACGCCGGTGGACACCCCGAGACGGCCCAGCACCCCGGGGCGGGCCAGTACCCCGGGGCGGCCCAGCACCCGTCCGACCCGCACCACCGCCCCTCCGTGGACCCGGACCGGTACCCCGAGACGGCGCACTACCCGTCCGGCGCCCCCTACCCGGGCTCCCCGTACCCGGGAGGGCAGCACCCCGGCGGGCCGTACGGCGACCAGGGCGGGCAGCAGGCGGGGCCGTACGGGCCCTACGGCGGCCCGCAGCAGCCCGGTGGCCCGTACCCGGGCCAGGGCGGCTGGAACGCCGCGTACGCCGCCCCGTCGCCCGCACCGGGCCGCGGGAGGCGCACCGGGATCGTCGTGGCCGCGGTCGTGGCGTCGGTCGCGATCGTGGCGGCGGTCGTGGTGGTCGTGCTGCTGAACCGCTCCCCCGACCCGAACGCGCCGTTCGCGCAGGGCGCGTCCACCACCGCGCTGCAGATCCCGGACAACACCCCGGGCGGCGCCACCAGCACGATCACCCTCGACGGCGACGCCCGCGTCGGCCGCATCGACGTCGCGATGGACCTCACGCACCCCTACCCCGGCGAGCTCACCGGCGTCCTCACCTCGCCCGAGGGGCGCCAGGCCGTGGTGTTCGCGCGCGCGGGGACCGGCGGCCGGGTCACCCTCTCCACGACCGAGGCGTCGTCCCCGCTGGCCAACCTGCTCGGCGGCCCGGTCGCCGGGGCGTGGGCGCTGACCTTCTCCGACGAGGTCTCGGCCGACGCGGGCACCCTGAACAGCTGGGACATCACCGTCTACCCCGCCGCCTCCGACGCCCCGGCCCCCTCCGCGCAGCCCGCGCAGGGCACGTCGGACCCGGCGCTGGCGATCCCCGACGACGACGAGTTCTTCGGGGTCACCGACGTGGTCGACCTCGGCGGCTACGGCACGGTCGACCGGATGGTCGTCGACGTCGCCCTGACCCACCAGGTCAGCAGCGACCTGCGGATCGAGCTGCGGTCCCCGCTGGGCCGGACGGTGGTGCTGTCCGACGCCGAGGCCGGACTGGCCACCGCAGGGCGGATCGCGCTGAACCTGGACTCGTCCGCGCCGGGGTCGCCGCTGGCCGCGCTCGTCGGCGAGCCGGTGGCCGGACCGTGGCAGCTGCGCGTCTACGACACGGTCGTCATCGACACCGGGACCCTGGACGGCTGGGACATCACCGTCAACGGCTGA